A portion of the Ficedula albicollis isolate OC2 chromosome 4, FicAlb1.5, whole genome shotgun sequence genome contains these proteins:
- the NUDT9 gene encoding ADP-ribose pyrophosphatase, mitochondrial codes for MLNSYHLKFQHSKALTSPYPGSHVERSQVPEDKVGWLTEWEDYSPVEYTAKSVLAGPSWADPQINHEGFSPKFNERDGEVERKSLNGSYVVENGRPRNPAGRTGLTGRGLLGRWGPNHAADPVVTRWKRDRSGNKVAHPVSGKNILQFVAIKRRDCGEWAIPGGMVDPGEKITATLKREFQEEALNSLQKSPEEKAKLEQQLQKLFSQDHFVVYRGYVDDPRNTDNAWMETEAVNYHDETGETMDNLPLEAGDDAGVVKWVDISEKLELYASHSYFIKLVTEKRGAHWSEDPASECHE; via the exons ATGTTGAACAGTTATCATTTGAAGttccagcacagcaaagctctCACCTCCCCGTATCCAGGATCACACGTCGAGCGGAGCCAAGTTCCTGAAGATAAAGTGGGCTGGCTGACTGAGTGGGAAGATTACAGTCCTGTGGAGTACACTGCAAAGTCTGTTTTGGCCGGACCCAGCTGGGCAGATCCCCAAATCAA CCATGAAGGTTTTTCTCCCAAATTCAATGAGAGAGATGGAGAAGTGGAGAGGAAGAGTCTGAATGGCTCGTATGTGGTCGAAAATGGGAGACCCCG CAATCCAGCGGGAAGGACTGGCCTCACTGGCAGAGGATTATTGGGGCGCTGGGGACCGAACCATGCAGCTGATCCTGTTGTAaccag GTGGAAAAGGGACAGAAGTGGCAATAAAGTTGCTCATCCAGTTTCTGGCAAGAACATCTTGCAGTTCGTAGCCATCAAGAGGAGAGACTGTGGAGAATGGGCCATTCCAGGG GGAATGGTGGACCCAGGGGAGAAGATCACTGCTACCCTGAAGCGAGAATTTCAGGAGGAGGCCTTGAACTCTCTGCAGAAATCCCCTgaggagaaagcaaaactggagcagcagctccagaagctGTTCAGCCAGGACCACTTCGTG GTGTACAGAGGATATGTGGATGACCCTCGTAACACTGATAATGCTTGGATGGAGACAGAGGCTGTGAACTATCATGATGAAACAG GTGAGACGATGGATAACTTGCCTCTGGAAGCAGGTGATGATGCTGGAGTGGTGAAGTGGGTTGACATCAGCGAGAAGCTCGAGCTGTACGCGAGTCACAGCTACTTCATCAAGCTGGTGACTGAGAAACGGGGAGCCCACTGGAGTGAGGATCCTGCCTCTGAGTGCCACGAGTGA
- the LOC101814279 gene encoding 17-beta-hydroxysteroid dehydrogenase 13-like, with the protein MNVFVELLLFLATLLYSYLEAFVKLFVPARRKSLSGELVLITGAGHGVGRATALEFARRQSRLVLWDINKHGVEETAAECQKLGATVQTFVVDCSKREEIYSTADKVKKDIGDVTILVNNVGIITAADFLSTQDHQIEKMFEVNILGHMWTTRAFLPVMMNNNYGHIVTVASAAGHFVTPYMVAYCSSKFAVVGFHKALTEELSALGKDGIKTTCLCPVFINTGFVKNPSTRLGKILEVEEVVEALMEGIVTNQKMVFVPPQLNIALLSEMVFPERALNLLKKITIPKFDAVIGQRSTQ; encoded by the exons ATGAACGTGTTCGTGGAGCTTCTCCTGTTCCTGGCCACGCTCCTCTACTCCTACCTGGAGGCTTTTGTGAAGCTCTTCGTGCCTGCGAGGAGAAAGTCTCTGAGCGGGGAGCTGGTGCTCATCACGGGCGCTGGCCATGGCGTCGGGAGAGCCACCGCCCTGGAGTTCGCCAGGCGCCAGAGCAGGCTGGTCCTGTGGGACATCAATAAG cacGGCGTTGAGGAGACGGCAGCAGAATGCCAGAAGCTGGGAGCCACTGTTCAAACCTTTGTGGTGGACTGCAGCAAACGGGAGGAGATCTACAGCACTGCAGACAAg GTGAAGAAGGATATTGGGGATGTGACCATCCTGGTGAACAATGTTGGTATTATTACAGCTGCTGACTTTCTCTCGACTCAGGACCACCAGATAGAAAAGATGTTTGAAGTCAACATTCTGGGTCACATGTGG ACCACAAGAGCTTTCCTGCCAGTCATGATGAACAACAACTATGGGCACATTGTCACAGTGGCTTCAGCAGCCGGTCATTTTGTGACTCCTTACATGGTGGCATATTG ctcaagCAAGTTTGCTGTAGTTGGATTTCATAAAGCTCTGACAGAGGAGCTGTCTGCCCTGGGAAAGGATGGAATAAAAACAACGTGCCTTTGTCCAGTTTTTATCAACACTGGATTTGTCAAAAACCCCAGTACAAG GCTCGGAAAGATTTTGGAGGTTGAAGAAGTTGTAGAGGCTCTGATGGAAGGAATAGTGACCAACCAGAAAATGGTTTTTGTTCCACCGCAGCTGAacattgctttgctttctgaaat GGTGTTTCCAGAGCGTGCCCTGAACCTTCTGAAGAAGATAACCATTCCAAAGTTTGATGCAGTCATTGGGCAGAGAAGCACCCAGTGA
- the LOC101813950 gene encoding 17-beta-hydroxysteroid dehydrogenase 13-like, which translates to MNVFVELLLFLATLLYSYLEAFVKLFVPARRKSLSGELVLITGAGHGVGRATALEFARRQSRLVLWDINKHGVEETAAECQKLGATVQTFVVDCSKREEIYSTADKVKKDIGDVTILVNNVGIITAADFLSTQDHQIEKMFEVNILGHMWTTRAFLPVMMNNNYGHIVTVASAAGHFVVPYMVTYCSSKFAAVGFHKALTEELSALGKDGIKTTCLCPVFINTGFVKNPSTRLGKILEIEEVVETLMEGIVTNKKMVFVPPNQSVALLLERVFPERALNLLKKMSEVKFDAVIGQRSTQ; encoded by the exons ATGAACGTGTTCGTGGAGCTTCTCCTGTTCCTGGCCACGCTCCTCTACTCCTACCTGGAGGCTTTTGTGAAGCTCTTCGTGCCTGCGAGGAGAAAGTCTCTGAGCGGGGAGCTGGTGCTCATCACGGGCGCTGGCCATGGCGTCGGGAGAGCCACCGCCCTGGAGTTCGCCAGGCGCCAGAGCAGGCTGGTCCTGTGGGACATCAATAAG cacGGCGTTGAGGAGACGGCAGCAGAATGCCAGAAGCTGGGAGCCACTGTTCAAACCTTTGTGGTGGACTGCAGCAAACGGGAGGAGATCTACAGTACTGCAGACAAg GTGAAGAAGGATATTGGGGATGTGACCATCCTGGTGAACAATGTTGGTATTATTACAGCTGCTGACTTTCTCTCGACTCAGGACCACCAGATAGAAAAGATGTTTGAAGTCAACATTCTGGGTCACATGTGG ACCACAAGAGCTTTCCTGCCAGTCATGATGAACAACAACTATGGGCACATTGTCACAGTGGCTTCAGCAGCCGGTCATTTTGTGGTTCCTTACATGGTGACCTATTG ctcaagCAAGTTTGCTGCAGTTGGATTTCATAAAGCTCTAACAGAGGAGCTGTCTGCCCTGGGAAAGGATGGAATAAAAACAACGTGCCTTTGTCCAGTTTTTATCAACACTGGATTTGTCAAAAACCCCAGTACAAG GCTCGGAAAGATTTTGGAGATTGAAGAAGTTGTAGAGACTCTGATGGAAGGAATAGTGACCAACAAGAAAATGGTTTTTGTTCCACCAAATCAGAGCGTTGCTTTACTGCTTGAAAG GGTGTTTCCAGAGCGTGCCCTGAACCTTCTGAAGAAGATGTCTGAGGTCAAGTTTGATGCAGTCATTGGGCAGAGAAGCACCCAGTGA